The following is a genomic window from Bactrocera tryoni isolate S06 chromosome 2, CSIRO_BtryS06_freeze2, whole genome shotgun sequence.
GCTTCCTTTCGACTACACTTCCGCTCAGCAGTCTCTGTTCGCCCAACTTACATTGGCCATTTCACTTGTGTCCAACTAACTATCAACAATCCCAGTAAAATCACACATAACCGCAGctcagttacaacaacaaaactgttGTTGTACTTTAAAAAAGTGTCCCATTTCAGCTCCCATTTTAGTCCGCTGCAGCATTGTGACTCGCCTGAAATATGCTtgcgtgtgcctgtgtgtgtgtgtgcgagctgTTAGTGTCGCTAAACTTTGCTCATATATTATTCTCAAGTTGGCAACACTATTTAGTAGCAACACGACACGCAACACAATAACTCGGTTATACTCACCCACAAGTGGGTGTTGGAGGCGAGACCGGGAGGCGGTCAACGGACATCCGATACACCGTAGCACACTTTCATAGGTCACAAGcagtatgtatgcgtgtgtgcgggtgtgtgtgcgtgagttgATGCCAACGGAAAACAAGTCAAATACCAAAGTCACCTTCGGTGTGAAAATGCCCGACAAAAATGTGTACCGGAACACTTACATGCTCTGGGATGTGCTTTGTGTGCTTATGGATGTGCGGGTGTGTGTGTCTCGTAACTTTGCCGCTGGTCGAGCAGCAAATTGGGAGTGTGAGAGTTTTAAAATATGgacaattttaacttttttgcgGCTCCTGGCACTAAGTAGCTCCGAGCTCGTTGGTCTCTTAAGCCGTCGTAATTCATTAGTTGACCAGTCTATCGTGATGATGGTCCAGGAGGTGTGGGAAGCATACGTTGTCTGCCAATTGGCTGCGGCTGCCGAGGCTACTTTGGGGTAGGTGCAAAAACACTTAAGTGCCATTTAGGGTTCCACTTATTGATTTGCTAAGCTTTTTCGTTTATTGAAAAGGGAACCATTAAATTTGACACCTGTTTTTTTAGGTAGGGAGTAAGGGAGCGCAAGGCTATTTCAGTGGCTGTCGTTTTGTATTAACAGGATGAGTGTATgtagaaataaattattgataGTGCGTCTCAGATAAGAGCTTTTGGAGACCCTCTCTTTAACTAAGTTTTCGAGAGCTAAGTATTCCTTTGACTCTTTTGGTCTGCGGAGAGCAAAGGGTTacatttatttcgattttgtGCTAACTTCTTGATTTATCGCCGTTTTTTGAGATATTTCGATGTTCAGATTTCTCTCTAGCTTCCAGCGCTTTAACCAGCCTTATGGATTCAAGTCAATAGCGTTTCAGATGATTCTATTTGGATTTTGTCCCAGAAAATGTTCGAATAAGTTccattttctttaacaaaacaTAGGGGAAAGCAGTTCTCCAAAATATCAGATAAACGCAAAGTTTGTGAAGGGAAGCCTCTTCGccttattaatattaaaaaaaaacagaaagcaAACAGCTTTTCCAGTTCAGCTTAACTTGGAGGCATTTTACAGGTGAAACTGGAAAAAGTTTCCTTCTAATATAAGATGTGAAGTCAACCCTTATTTAACTAAGGAAATCGTGATAAGTGTAGGAAGCTGGCGTGTTTTTTTACCGCTCCCTTGCATatgatcttggcgatcctgCATATCCCTACGGTATTCCAACTCACTATGATCCATCTGTCAGCTTTACGTAAAATTTTATTGAGTATCGTTTTAAGCGAATCGTATTTTCTGAACTGGTTTAGTAGTTAAACGGTTAatacttttggcaatctcatcagcaATTTCGTTTCCCGAAACCCAAAATATAAGGAGTCGCTTTGCATTACATCTAATGCTTCCCTGCTTCTAAGGACATTTTTCGACGAACGCGATGTGAGTTTATTGGTTCAATTGCCACTTGACTATCGACTCAGCAGCTTTTTTGACCACAGAGGATTCTTCTTGAAAATACTGCTGTATTCTAGCTAGGTCACGTGATCCTGCACCATCCACCCTCTTTTAGTGTGCCTTAAAATCTTCTCTCTTAAAAGAAGCATGAGGATAAGGTGTCTATTTTATTTAGTGATCCTCTGCTTACCGAGCTGTGCCTGAAGATTCCTGTGACAGTTCACCAAATGCCGGCAATATTTCAGTTGATTACGCTCCTGAGTTTTTCACTGCAGTATCAATTGATGGCAGGTCAAGTAACCTTTATAGTGTAACTGTTGGAGTGGTTTTTAGTGCTTCCATTAAGGAGAAAGCAGCGAGCCGCTATATTCGGTTCAATGGTTACCTGCACGAGATTTTGCAGGCAGCGTTCCACCGCAGCAAAGCACCGTAAAGCAAGATTGGCCTAACTGCCCCTGTCAATAactaaaatgtatgtacataaatgggATCACCGGTGTAGGTATAACTCACTGACGAAATCGATCTTTTAATAACAGTTGATAAACATCGTCTAAAAGTGAgagaaataaaagcaaagctATTCTGGTGTCTATAATATTCTTATGTGTCAGAGAACTGGAGGAAATAGATATATCCAATTACGCACGCCAAGTTCAGTTTTCGAACTTTATCATATCCGAAtccaaaaacaaagaaaatccTAGTTGCTCGAGTTTGAGTTGAATCAGTATATTGTGTTATTATTTCCATAATTTACTTCTCCAAATTGGATCCTCTCAGATATTCAAAAGCTGAAACTTATTTAGTCCTTATATTTGAAACTGATTCCAGAACAATCGGTAAACCAAGTACCACTTTGTTAATTATACAATACCTTACTAAAATTCTTTGAGTTTTGTGTTCtctgatcatttattttttaaattgtataccCACTGTATCATAAAATCGTATGCGATCATCGAGTGTTAagatactataaaaaaaatataattcattaagttcataaaatttggaataaaaaacatattctcCACAAATCTTAACtaaaatctaaatatttaatCCCTTTGTACTActagaaatattatttgttaacCATAACTCTGCCACTCCCCACACGTTTACAGCTCGTCGCACTTTGCCTTAATCATGTTGAGCGTGACTGTGCCCACATTCGCCGATGCATTGTTGAGCAACTCGAAAATGTGCATGTTCGCACTGCCGTTACGCGTTTCTGCATAGAGGGCCTGCACCACGCCCTGATAGGCGTTATAGCGTTCGCTATTCTCCCAATCGCGCTTAAACTCCACATACAAGCGATGCACGTCGAAGAGGCGTTGTGATGATGCATCGTACTGCAGTGGCGTTTCGTGCGCGTTCGTTGGCCGTGGCAATAGCTTGCGCCACGTGTCGTGTAAATGCTCGAGGAACTCAAAATTACTGAATATGAATGTGACAAAGAGATCGACGCCTTTGCGCTGCAATTTCGCCAGCATTTCGGCCAAGTCTTCGTTTGCATATTGTGAGTTCTTAAATTGCTCGTAATCGGTGGAGAGGTCATTTTCGAGATAACTGTATAAACGATTGCGTTTCGCATAGAAGTCATCAATGGCAAGTATTGTGTCGATCTCGGTCAACACTTTGCTTAACTTGCTGGCGTGCAGTGTATGCGAGTCGGCAGTGGATGGCTCCAACTTCCCCTCCTCATTTTCCGTCGATGACATAGCCGCAATGTGCTTTTCTTCAATGACCTCCTGCAACAGCTTGCGCACGGTGAACAAATAATCATCGATTAACTCCGCGCCGGCCGCCTTCACATTTGCATACAACAGCCGTGCGAAACGTTCGAGCTCGATATGTGCCAAGGGCGTTGCGTCCATTGCGGTCGTTGAGGCGACTACAGTTTCGGCACGCAAAGGCGCCAACTTGACATTCGCCCAGTAGTGCGTCGCCGCTGGTGGTCGCGGTGTGGCTTGGTGTTCCGCCGTTTGTGTTCCATTCGACAGGACGTCGCGGTACCAAAATTGTCCGCATAAATTGTACCAGCGTAGATGACGCAGCTCTGTGGCGCTCTCCTCCTGCAGCTGCAACAATTGACGCTTCAATTTGCCGAGGAAGTTTAGATTGCGCACGGTGTAATAGCTCTCGACGCTGTGCGGCGGCTCGTTCAACTTGAGGTCGAGCAGCTGCTTGAGGTAGACGATTTTCGGCATGAGTTGTGTGGCGCTGGCGGCAGACTCAATGCGTGACACATAGGCGACATAGTCTTTGTTGGCGCGCAGTTCCTGCAGTAGTCCATTAAGATGATCGCCGGCGGCTGTGTCCACCAAAGCGTTGAGCTCATCAATGAAATGAGTTTGGAATTTGCGGCTCTTGATGTCGGCGTGTGGCAATAGAATGTTGGGTCGTTGGGTCGGGGTGTCGCCGCTGGCGGCAGCGTTACAGTGCTGGGAATGGAGTAGAAAGCATGTGTTTATTGTACTTTTAGTGGGTATAGAACTTTGAGTATTTACCAATGGTGACTGTGAAATGAGCAGTAGGAAGGCAAAAACGATTAAGCGCCTCATATTGCTGATTGAAGTGCCAAAC
Proteins encoded in this region:
- the LOC120767582 gene encoding uncharacterized protein LOC120767582, whose protein sequence is MRRLIVFAFLLLISQSPLHCNAAASGDTPTQRPNILLPHADIKSRKFQTHFIDELNALVDTAAGDHLNGLLQELRANKDYVAYVSRIESAASATQLMPKIVYLKQLLDLKLNEPPHSVESYYTVRNLNFLGKLKRQLLQLQEESATELRHLRWYNLCGQFWYRDVLSNGTQTAEHQATPRPPAATHYWANVKLAPLRAETVVASTTAMDATPLAHIELERFARLLYANVKAAGAELIDDYLFTVRKLLQEVIEEKHIAAMSSTENEEGKLEPSTADSHTLHASKLSKVLTEIDTILAIDDFYAKRNRLYSYLENDLSTDYEQFKNSQYANEDLAEMLAKLQRKGVDLFVTFIFSNFEFLEHLHDTWRKLLPRPTNAHETPLQYDASSQRLFDVHRLYVEFKRDWENSERYNAYQGVVQALYAETRNGSANMHIFELLNNASANVGTVTLNMIKAKCDEL